The Amycolatopsis endophytica genome includes the window CCTCACTGGATCCCGGGGCGCCCTGCCTCACGCTCGCCGGGGTGTCGCGCTCCTATGGCGAGGTCGTCGAGCTCGCCGAGGCCGTGGCTCGTGCGTTGCGGCGCTCGGGTGTCGCGCCGGGGGACAAGGTGGGCATCCTCTCGGCCAACGACCCGACCGCGTTCACCTGCGTGTTCGGCATCGCCAGGGCAGGCGCGGTGTGGTGCCCGATCAACCCGCGCAACGCCGCCGGCGAGAACGCGGAGCTGCTCGACCTCTTCGACTGCTCCACCCTGATCTTCCAGCCCGCCTTCGACGATCTGGTCGCCCGGATCGCCCCGGAGCTGCCGAAGCTGACCACGCTCGTCCGCCTCGGCGACGGCGACGATCTCGCGCCCGCGTTCGACACCTGGCTCGACGCCGCACGTCACGACCCGCCCGCCGACGCCGCGCCACCCGGCGACGTCGCCGCGCTGGTGGGCACCGGCGGCACCACGGGGCGCCCCAAGGGCGTGATGCTCACCGGCCGCAATCTCGAAACGATGTCGGCGATCACGCTGATGAGCTACCCCTTCGCGGGCCGTCCGGTGTACCTGGCGCTCGCACCGCTGACCCACGCGGCCGGAGTGCTGTGCTTCCCGGTCCTCGCCCGCGGAGGCGAGATCGTGATCATGGCGAAACCCGACGTCGGGGAGTTCCTGAACCTCATCGAGCGCCACCGGGTCACCCACACCTTCCTGCCGCCGACGCTGATCTACATGGTGCTCGGGCATCCGGCGCTGGATTCCACGGATCTGTCGTCCCTGCAGTGCTTCTGGTACGGCGCGGCACCGATGTCGACCGCCCGGCTCACCGAAGCCCTCGACCGCATCGGGCCGATGGCACAGCTGTTCGGCCAGTCCGAGGCGCCGATGATGATCTCGACGATGTCGCCCGCCGAGCACCGCCGTCCCGACGGGACAGTCCACACGCGACGGCTGACCTCCGCGGGCCGCCCGTCACCACTGGTCACGGTCGCCATCCTGGACGCCGAGGGGCGGACCGTGCCCCAGGGGGAACGCGGCGAGATCTGCGTGCGCGGCTCGCTGGTGATGGCCGGCTACTACCGCGACCCCGCGGCCACGTTGCAGGCATCCGCGCACGGCTGGCACCACACCGGCGACATCGGCTTCCTCGACGAGGAGGGCTACCTCCACATCGTCGACCGCGCCAAGGACATGGTCATCACCGGCGGGTTCAACGTCTACTCCGCCGAGGTCGAACAGGCGGTGATGGCCCACGACGCCGTCCGCGACTGCGCCGTGGTCGGCCTGCCCGACGACAAGTGGGGCGAGCGGGTCACCGCCGTCGTCCAGCTCCAGCCCGGCGCCGAGCTGGACGCCGACGAGCTCATCGCCTTCGTCAAGCAACGCGTCGGCAGCGTCAAGGCGCCCAAGCAGATCGAGATCTGGCCCGAACTCCCGCGCTCCACCATCGGCAAGGTCCTCAAGGCCGACATCCGCACGACCCTCACCGGCAGTTGACACCGCACCACAGCAAGGAGGCTGTACCACCATGAAACTCGCGCTCTACCTCCCGAACTTCCGGGACAAGGTCACCGTGGCGGAACTCGAAGACCTCACCGCCCTGGCCGAGGACCTCGACTTCGACTCCGTCTGGACGCTCGACCGCATCATCGTCCCGGAAACCTCGGACACCGAGCAGATGCAGCACGCCTTCGGCATGATCGAGGGATTCCCCAAGGGCCTGCCGGTCAGCTCGCGGGGCGAGTTCCTCCAGGGCATGCCGCTCATCCCGTGGCTGGCCGCGAAGACGTCGAAGGTGCGGATCGGGATGAGCATCATCGACACGCCCTACCGTTCGCCCGGGGTCCTCGCCGCGGAACTGGCCACCATCGACCACCTCGCGAACGGCAGGCTCAACGTCGCCGTGGGCTCGGGGTGGATGCCCGAGGAGTTCGCCGCCGCGAGCGCGTCCCACATCTACCCGAAGCGGCACAAGCACGTGCGGGAAACCCTGGAGATCATGCAGGGCATCTGGACCAACGACCTCTTCGAGTACCACGGCGAGTTCGCCGACTTCCAGCGCAGCGGGTTCGGGGCCAAGCCGGTGCAGAAGCCACACCCGCCGATCTTCTTCAGCGGCCTCAAGGACGCGCGTCGCTCGGCGAGCCGCATCGCCAAGTACGGCCTGTCCGGCTGGATCGGGATCCAGGACTCGCCCGAGGACATCCGGCGGTGGCGCACCGAGATCCAGCGCGAACTGGCGGAACTCGACACCGACCGCACCATCGACGATCTCGAGATCTCCAGCATGATCTGGTTCGTCATCACCGACCAGGACGCCGACCAGACCCCGCTGGGCAAGGGCACCAACCTGCTCGTCGGCTCCGAAGCGCAGATCACCGACCAGCTCAAGCGCTACAAGGAAGCGGGCCTGACCATGCCGTTCCTGTGGCCGCCGTTCCAGGACGTGCCGGTCGCGAAGACGCTCGACGACATGAAGCGCCTCAAGGAAGAGATCCTGCCCAAGATCGAAGCCATGTGATCCACCGCCACAACGAAGTGAGAGGAACAAGAATGTCCGAGCTCCAGGGAAAGCGGGTCTTCGTCACCGGGTCCGGTGCCGGGATCGGCAAGGCGATCGCCGCGTTGTTCGTCGAACGCGGCGCCAGGGTCGTGGTCAGTGACCTCAACGCCGACTCCGCCAAGCAGGCGGCCGACGAGATCGGCGCCGCCGGTGTGGCCAACTGCGACGTGACGGACGAGGCGCAGGTGCAGTCCGCCGTGCAGCAGGCGGCCGACCTCCTCGGCGGCCTCGACGTGCTGGTCAACAACGCGGGGGTCGAGGTCGCCTCGCCGTTGCTGCAGCAGTCGACGGAAAGCTTCGACAACATCTTCGCCGTCAACGTCCGCGGCACGTTCGTGACCATGAAGGCGGCCACCCCGCACCTGGTCGAGTCCAAGGGCAACATCGTCAACATCGCCTCGATCGCCGGGGTCGGCGGCAGCCCGCTGCTGGGCTCCTACTGCGCGACGAAGGCGGCGGTCATCCAGCTCACCCGGGTCGCCGCGGTGGAGATGCGGCCCTCGGGGGTGCGGGTCAACGCGGTCTGCCCGGGCTTCGCCGACACCGCCATGGTCGAACGGCTCGTGCCGGACTTCGAAG containing:
- a CDS encoding acyl-CoA synthetase; this encodes MSLFFYLEKGASLDPGAPCLTLAGVSRSYGEVVELAEAVARALRRSGVAPGDKVGILSANDPTAFTCVFGIARAGAVWCPINPRNAAGENAELLDLFDCSTLIFQPAFDDLVARIAPELPKLTTLVRLGDGDDLAPAFDTWLDAARHDPPADAAPPGDVAALVGTGGTTGRPKGVMLTGRNLETMSAITLMSYPFAGRPVYLALAPLTHAAGVLCFPVLARGGEIVIMAKPDVGEFLNLIERHRVTHTFLPPTLIYMVLGHPALDSTDLSSLQCFWYGAAPMSTARLTEALDRIGPMAQLFGQSEAPMMISTMSPAEHRRPDGTVHTRRLTSAGRPSPLVTVAILDAEGRTVPQGERGEICVRGSLVMAGYYRDPAATLQASAHGWHHTGDIGFLDEEGYLHIVDRAKDMVITGGFNVYSAEVEQAVMAHDAVRDCAVVGLPDDKWGERVTAVVQLQPGAELDADELIAFVKQRVGSVKAPKQIEIWPELPRSTIGKVLKADIRTTLTGS
- a CDS encoding LLM class flavin-dependent oxidoreductase, yielding MKLALYLPNFRDKVTVAELEDLTALAEDLDFDSVWTLDRIIVPETSDTEQMQHAFGMIEGFPKGLPVSSRGEFLQGMPLIPWLAAKTSKVRIGMSIIDTPYRSPGVLAAELATIDHLANGRLNVAVGSGWMPEEFAAASASHIYPKRHKHVRETLEIMQGIWTNDLFEYHGEFADFQRSGFGAKPVQKPHPPIFFSGLKDARRSASRIAKYGLSGWIGIQDSPEDIRRWRTEIQRELAELDTDRTIDDLEISSMIWFVITDQDADQTPLGKGTNLLVGSEAQITDQLKRYKEAGLTMPFLWPPFQDVPVAKTLDDMKRLKEEILPKIEAM
- a CDS encoding SDR family NAD(P)-dependent oxidoreductase — encoded protein: MSELQGKRVFVTGSGAGIGKAIAALFVERGARVVVSDLNADSAKQAADEIGAAGVANCDVTDEAQVQSAVQQAADLLGGLDVLVNNAGVEVASPLLQQSTESFDNIFAVNVRGTFVTMKAATPHLVESKGNIVNIASIAGVGGSPLLGSYCATKAAVIQLTRVAAVEMRPSGVRVNAVCPGFADTAMVERLVPDFEAATQVPFGDLVAAKQGRLGTPQDIAEVAAFLASDRASWVTGSHYVLDGGLTASLV